From a region of the Salarias fasciatus chromosome 6, fSalaFa1.1, whole genome shotgun sequence genome:
- the LOC115389881 gene encoding tetraspanin-5, producing the protein MMSGKHFKAHEVSCCIKYFIFGFNIIFWFLGVAFLGIGLWAWSEKGVLTNISYITDLGGFDPVWLFLVVGGVMFILGFAGCIGALRENSFLLKFFSVFLGIIFFLELTAGVLAFVFKDWIKDQLNFFINNNIRAYRDDIDLQNLIDFTQVYWECCGAFGADDWNLNAYFNCTDSNPSREKCGVPFSCCTKDPAEDVINTQCGYDIRAKSDPEQRSFIYIKGCVPQFEKWLQDNLTVVAGIFIGIALLQIFGICLAQNLVSDIEAVRESCLFT; encoded by the exons ATGATGTCCGGAAAGCATTTCAAGGCTCACGAAGTGAGCTGCTGCATCAAATATTTCATCTTCGGATTTAATATCATCTTCTGG TTCCTCGGCGTGGCGTTCCTCGGCATCGGGCTGTGGGCTTGGAGTGAAAAG GGCGTCCTCACTAACATCTCATACATCACTGATCTGGGGGGCTTCGACCCCGTCTGGCTCTTCCTCGTGGTGGGCGGCGTGATGTTCATCCTCGGATTCGCCGGATGCATCGGAGCGCTGCGAGAAAACTCTTTCCTGCTTAAATTT ttctCCGTTTTCCTGGGGATAATCTTCTTCCTGGAGCTGACTGCAGGAGTCTTGGCATTTGTCTTCAAAGACTGGATAAAGGACCAGCTCAACTTTTTCATTAACAACAACATCCGAGCCTACAGAGACGACATCGACTTGCAGAACCTCATCGACTTCACACAAGTTTAT TGGGAGTGCTGCGGAGCTTTCGGCGCTGACGACTGGAATTTGAACGCCTACTTCAACTGCACTGATTCCAACCCAAGTCGGGAGAAATGCGGCGTTCCCTTCTCTTGCTGCACCAAAGATCCCGCG GAGGACGTCATCAACACTCAGTGTGGATACGACATTCGAGCCAAGTCG GACCCCGAGCAGCGGTCTTTCATCTATATCAAAGGCTGCGTGCCGCAGTTTGAGAAGTGGCTTCAGGACAATCTGACAGTGGTGGCGGGCATCTTTATCGGGATTGCATTATTGCAG atttttggcATCTGTTTAGCTCAGAATCTCGTGAGCGACATCGAGGCTGTAAGAGAAAGTTG tttgtttacCTAA
- the LOC115390979 gene encoding microsomal triglyceride transfer protein-like isoform X1, with protein MLPVVVLLLCAACSGSASAKGAAAGPRLNNNQLYKFSYTTEVLLDKPSGSKEGSAGYRISSDVHANLVWRDPGNKDDQLIQLAVSNVRIEPVSDRPEKKNVLHGATTESILGKNNLDALTKPFFLHLKSGKTKAIYSYWAEPATIKNLKRGLASLLQLQLNTGKVIENDVSGRCTVEYKAVKGQVTRTKILETCQTAEPGFTTHSKVLGVSRESSSVTVFTLDDGFIRSAVAEESHSVAVNTRSSTAAKVVSRQTLTLLGKESGPAEAAGKDVSAVVKSIDAKLAAVGIAAEKVKSECKGCPSLFEHWQAEQKQLEPTSLSKATAPRSFLALIQSIRKASKDEILKVLKSASKTSLPQVVDAVTSSQTPASLDAMLQFLNFTDAKGLVLQERFLYACGFASHPSERVLQALLDIYKGKIGSTDIKESVVIIMGALVHKLCLKGECDLPTVVQVKKMILEGPDSTKVESEVQMYLLALKNSLLPEAIPIFTKYAESEVGAYSTIALTALQRYDVGLMTSEVKRTVNRVYHQNLRIYEKNVRAAAADVILSSNPSYMEVKNLLLSIGHLPHEMNKYMLSKIQDIIRFNTPASKVMQQAMKDMISHNYDRFAKVGSSSAFSGFMAQSADMTSTYSLDILYSGSGILRRSNMNIYGASKGSVLHGLQVAIEAQGLESLIAATPDEGEEDLESFAGMSALLFDVQLRPVTFFKGYSDLMSKMFSMTGEPMNVVKGLILLSDHSEVIQLQSGLRASVEFQGGLAIDISGGMEISLWYRESKTSVNNRGALVVSGNVTVDMDFLKAGLEVSFETESSLDFITTVQFSEYPFLVCMQMDKTTFPVSERLTKYESLSSGKSVVSRKGRKFLIPGSEFPLHQENSNMCKRVFDSSW; from the exons ATGTTGCCTGTCGTTGTGCTCCTTCTCTGCGCCGCCTGCTCGGGGTCAGCCTCTGCTAAAG GTGCTGCTGCCGGACCCCGACTGAACAACAACCAGCTGTACAAATTCAGCTACACCACCGAGGTCCTGCTGGACAAACCCAGCGGGTCAAAAGAGGGCAGTGCTGGCTACAGGATCTCCAGCGACGTCCACGCCAACCTGGTCTGGAGAGATCCGGGCAACAAGGACGACCAGCTGATTCAGCTGGCG GTTTCAAACGTGAGGATTGAGCCCGTGTCTGACAGACCGGAGAAGAAGAATGTCCTGCATGGAGCCACAACAGAAAGCATTTTGGGGAAAAACAACCTGGATGCCCTGACTAAACCTTTCTTCCTGCATCTGAAAAGTGGAAAG ACGAAAGCGATTTATTCCTACTGGGCCGAACCGGCAACCATTAAGAATCTGAAGAGAGGCCTGgccagcctgctgcagctgcagctcaacaCTGGAAAGGTTATAGAG AACGATGTGTCTGGAAGGTGCACGGTGGAATACAAAGCAGTAAAAGGTCAAGTAACCAGAACCAAAATCCTGGAGACATGTCAGACGGCAGAGCCTGGATTCACCACACACAGCAAG GTCCTGGGTGTGAGCAGGGAGTCCAGCTCCGTTACGGTGTTCACGCTCGACGATGGTTTCATCCGCTCGGCCGTGGCTGAAGAGTCACACTCGGTGGCCGTTAACACTCggagctccacagctgctaaaGTCGTGTCCAG GCAAACCCTCACGTTGTTGGGGAAAGAGTCCGGGCCGGCGGAGGCTGCGGGGAAAGACGTCTCCGCGGTTGTCAAATCAATTGATGCCAAACTGGCAGCTGTTGGTATCGCAGCTGAGAAGGTCAAATCCGAGTGCAAAGGCTGTCCATCA CTTTTTGAACATTGGCAGGcggagcagaagcagctggagcCAACGAGCCTATCCAAGGCGACGGCTCCTCGCAGCTTCCTGGCGCTCATCCAGAGCATTAGGAAGGCGTCCAAGGATGAGATCCTCAAAGTGTTGAAGAGTGCAAGCAAGACATCTCT ACCTCAGGTGGTGGATGCTGTGACTTCCTCCCAGACGCCTGCGTCTCTGGATGCCATGCTTCAGTTTCTTAACTTCACCGATGCCAAAGGTTTGGTCCTGCAGGAGAGATTTCTCTATGCGTGTGGCTTTGCCTCTCATCCCAGTGAGCGAGTGCTTCAGGCTCTGCTG GATATTTATAAAGGAAAGATCGGCAGCACTGACATCAAGGAATCCGTGGTGATCATTATGGGGGCTCTGGTACATAAACTGTGTCTGAAAGGAGAGTGCGACTTACCG ACCGTGGTGCAGGTGAAGAAGATGATTCTCGAGGGTCCCGACAGCACAAAAGTGGAGTCGGAGGTTCAGATGTACCTCCTGGCTCTGAAGAACTCTCTTCTCCCCGAGGCCATTCCCATTTTCACCAAATATGCAGAGTCGGAGGTGGGAGCTTACAGCACCATCGCCCTCACTGCCCTGCAGAGATACGACGTCGGCCTCATGACCAGCGAG gtgaaacgGACAGTGAACAGGGTTTACCACCAGAATCTGCGAATCTATGAGAAGAACGTGAGAGCTGCTGCGGCCGACGTCATCCTCAGCAGCAACCCCTCCTACATGGAGGTGAAGAACCTGCTGCTGTCCATCGGACACCTGCCCCACGAGATGAACAAGTACATGCTGTCCAAGATCCAGGATATCATTCGCTTCAATACGCCCGCCAG CAAAGTAATGCAGCAAGCTATGAAAGACATGATTTCCCACAACTATGACCGTTTTGCAAAAGTTGGGTCTTCATCTGCATTTTCAGGATTTATGGCAC AATCGGCTGACATGACGTCCACATACAGTCTGGACATCCTGTACTCAGGCTCTGGGATCCTGAGAAGAAGCAACATGAATATTTATGGTGCCAGTAAAGGATCAGTGCTCCACGGACTCCAG GTGGCAATCGAGGCCCAGGGACTGGAGTCCCTCATCGCAGCCACGCCCgatgaaggagaggaagacctggagtCCTTTGCTGGCATGTCAGCGCTGCTGTTTGACGTCCAGCTGCGACCTGTCACCTTCTTCAAGGGTTACAGTGATCTTATGTCCAAAATGTTCTCCATGACTGGAGAGCCCATGAATGTGGTGAAGGGCCTCATCCTGCTGTCTGATCACTCCGAG GTGATCCAGCTGCAGTCTGGTCTGAGGGCGAGCGTCGAGTTTCAGGGAGGACTTGCCATCGACATTTCGGGAGGAATGGAGATCAGTTTGTGGTACAGGGAGTCCAAGACCAGCGTCAACAACAG gggAGCTTTAGTGGTGAGCGGTAACGTTACCGTGGACATGGACTTTTTGAAAGCAGGCTTGGAGGTCAGCTTCGAAACAGAGTCGTCCCTGGATTTCATCACCACCGTCCAGTTCTCCGAATACCCCTTCCTAGTGTGCATGCAGATGGACAAAACCACCTTCCCTGTCAG TGAACGTCTGACCAAATACGAGAGCCTGTCGTCGGGAAAGAGCGTCGTGTCTCGTAAGGGTAGAAAGTTCCTGATCCCCGGCTCCGAGTTCCCGCTCCATCAGGAGAACTCAAACATGTGCAAAAGGGTTTTCGACTCCAGCTGGTAG
- the LOC115390979 gene encoding microsomal triglyceride transfer protein-like isoform X2: MLPVVVLLLCAACSGSASAKGDCVSCVSSGAAAGPRLNNNQLYKFSYTTEVLLDKPSGSKEGSAGYRISSDVHANLVWRDPGNKDDQLIQLAVSNVRIEPVSDRPEKKNVLHGATTESILGKNNLDALTKPFFLHLKSGKTKAIYSYWAEPATIKNLKRGLASLLQLQLNTGKVIENDVSGRCTVEYKAVKGQVTRTKILETCQTAEPGFTTHSKVLGVSRESSSVTVFTLDDGFIRSAVAEESHSVAVNTRSSTAAKVVSRQTLTLLGKESGPAEAAGKDVSAVVKSIDAKLAAVGIAAEKVKSECKGCPSLFEHWQAEQKQLEPTSLSKATAPRSFLALIQSIRKASKDEILKVLKSASKTSLPQVVDAVTSSQTPASLDAMLQFLNFTDAKGLVLQERFLYACGFASHPSERVLQALLDIYKGKIGSTDIKESVVIIMGALVHKLCLKGECDLPTVVQVKKMILEGPDSTKVESEVQMYLLALKNSLLPEAIPIFTKYAESEVGAYSTIALTALQRYDVGLMTSEVKRTVNRVYHQNLRIYEKNVRAAAADVILSSNPSYMEVKNLLLSIGHLPHEMNKYMLSKIQDIIRFNTPASKVMQQAMKDMISHNYDRFAKVGSSSAFSGFMAQSADMTSTYSLDILYSGSGILRRSNMNIYGASKGSVLHGLQVAIEAQGLESLIAATPDEGEEDLESFAGMSALLFDVQLRPVTFFKGYSDLMSKMFSMTGEPMNVVKGLILLSDHSEVIQLQSGLRASVEFQGGLAIDISGGMEISLWYRESKTSVNNRGALVVSGNVTVDMDFLKAGLEVSFETESSLDFITTVQFSEYPFLVCMQMDKTTFPVSERLTKYESLSSGKSVVSRKGRKFLIPGSEFPLHQENSNMCKRVFDSSW, translated from the exons ATGTTGCCTGTCGTTGTGCTCCTTCTCTGCGCCGCCTGCTCGGGGTCAGCCTCTGCTAAAGGTGA CTGCGTCTCCTGTGTTTCTTCAGGTGCTGCTGCCGGACCCCGACTGAACAACAACCAGCTGTACAAATTCAGCTACACCACCGAGGTCCTGCTGGACAAACCCAGCGGGTCAAAAGAGGGCAGTGCTGGCTACAGGATCTCCAGCGACGTCCACGCCAACCTGGTCTGGAGAGATCCGGGCAACAAGGACGACCAGCTGATTCAGCTGGCG GTTTCAAACGTGAGGATTGAGCCCGTGTCTGACAGACCGGAGAAGAAGAATGTCCTGCATGGAGCCACAACAGAAAGCATTTTGGGGAAAAACAACCTGGATGCCCTGACTAAACCTTTCTTCCTGCATCTGAAAAGTGGAAAG ACGAAAGCGATTTATTCCTACTGGGCCGAACCGGCAACCATTAAGAATCTGAAGAGAGGCCTGgccagcctgctgcagctgcagctcaacaCTGGAAAGGTTATAGAG AACGATGTGTCTGGAAGGTGCACGGTGGAATACAAAGCAGTAAAAGGTCAAGTAACCAGAACCAAAATCCTGGAGACATGTCAGACGGCAGAGCCTGGATTCACCACACACAGCAAG GTCCTGGGTGTGAGCAGGGAGTCCAGCTCCGTTACGGTGTTCACGCTCGACGATGGTTTCATCCGCTCGGCCGTGGCTGAAGAGTCACACTCGGTGGCCGTTAACACTCggagctccacagctgctaaaGTCGTGTCCAG GCAAACCCTCACGTTGTTGGGGAAAGAGTCCGGGCCGGCGGAGGCTGCGGGGAAAGACGTCTCCGCGGTTGTCAAATCAATTGATGCCAAACTGGCAGCTGTTGGTATCGCAGCTGAGAAGGTCAAATCCGAGTGCAAAGGCTGTCCATCA CTTTTTGAACATTGGCAGGcggagcagaagcagctggagcCAACGAGCCTATCCAAGGCGACGGCTCCTCGCAGCTTCCTGGCGCTCATCCAGAGCATTAGGAAGGCGTCCAAGGATGAGATCCTCAAAGTGTTGAAGAGTGCAAGCAAGACATCTCT ACCTCAGGTGGTGGATGCTGTGACTTCCTCCCAGACGCCTGCGTCTCTGGATGCCATGCTTCAGTTTCTTAACTTCACCGATGCCAAAGGTTTGGTCCTGCAGGAGAGATTTCTCTATGCGTGTGGCTTTGCCTCTCATCCCAGTGAGCGAGTGCTTCAGGCTCTGCTG GATATTTATAAAGGAAAGATCGGCAGCACTGACATCAAGGAATCCGTGGTGATCATTATGGGGGCTCTGGTACATAAACTGTGTCTGAAAGGAGAGTGCGACTTACCG ACCGTGGTGCAGGTGAAGAAGATGATTCTCGAGGGTCCCGACAGCACAAAAGTGGAGTCGGAGGTTCAGATGTACCTCCTGGCTCTGAAGAACTCTCTTCTCCCCGAGGCCATTCCCATTTTCACCAAATATGCAGAGTCGGAGGTGGGAGCTTACAGCACCATCGCCCTCACTGCCCTGCAGAGATACGACGTCGGCCTCATGACCAGCGAG gtgaaacgGACAGTGAACAGGGTTTACCACCAGAATCTGCGAATCTATGAGAAGAACGTGAGAGCTGCTGCGGCCGACGTCATCCTCAGCAGCAACCCCTCCTACATGGAGGTGAAGAACCTGCTGCTGTCCATCGGACACCTGCCCCACGAGATGAACAAGTACATGCTGTCCAAGATCCAGGATATCATTCGCTTCAATACGCCCGCCAG CAAAGTAATGCAGCAAGCTATGAAAGACATGATTTCCCACAACTATGACCGTTTTGCAAAAGTTGGGTCTTCATCTGCATTTTCAGGATTTATGGCAC AATCGGCTGACATGACGTCCACATACAGTCTGGACATCCTGTACTCAGGCTCTGGGATCCTGAGAAGAAGCAACATGAATATTTATGGTGCCAGTAAAGGATCAGTGCTCCACGGACTCCAG GTGGCAATCGAGGCCCAGGGACTGGAGTCCCTCATCGCAGCCACGCCCgatgaaggagaggaagacctggagtCCTTTGCTGGCATGTCAGCGCTGCTGTTTGACGTCCAGCTGCGACCTGTCACCTTCTTCAAGGGTTACAGTGATCTTATGTCCAAAATGTTCTCCATGACTGGAGAGCCCATGAATGTGGTGAAGGGCCTCATCCTGCTGTCTGATCACTCCGAG GTGATCCAGCTGCAGTCTGGTCTGAGGGCGAGCGTCGAGTTTCAGGGAGGACTTGCCATCGACATTTCGGGAGGAATGGAGATCAGTTTGTGGTACAGGGAGTCCAAGACCAGCGTCAACAACAG gggAGCTTTAGTGGTGAGCGGTAACGTTACCGTGGACATGGACTTTTTGAAAGCAGGCTTGGAGGTCAGCTTCGAAACAGAGTCGTCCCTGGATTTCATCACCACCGTCCAGTTCTCCGAATACCCCTTCCTAGTGTGCATGCAGATGGACAAAACCACCTTCCCTGTCAG TGAACGTCTGACCAAATACGAGAGCCTGTCGTCGGGAAAGAGCGTCGTGTCTCGTAAGGGTAGAAAGTTCCTGATCCCCGGCTCCGAGTTCCCGCTCCATCAGGAGAACTCAAACATGTGCAAAAGGGTTTTCGACTCCAGCTGGTAG